Genomic DNA from Lactuca sativa cultivar Salinas chromosome 8, Lsat_Salinas_v11, whole genome shotgun sequence:
ctataaataataataatacacaGATAAATGCATTTAGCTGAAAAAGTCGTAAAACTTACTTCTCGTTTGAATTTTCATTACGCAGGACTTCAGGTGCCATCCACTCAGGCTAAGATAAGACATCAACCATAAGTTATGTTCAGGATAATATTaaagaaaacaaataaaaaaattattaagaaataatataaaaactCACCGTTCCTGCTGTTGATTTGGATGATAAAAATGTGTTATGCTTCAAGCGAGACAGCCCAAAGTCACATACCTGCAGGGTTTAAACTCTCATTTATTAAAGCAATGCCAACAAATAGCAACCTACTGCTATTGATTTgtctagcatcctactttcaattCTTCCTACTACAACAttctactttgaaaaatctatagATATagatttttctgttttttttcgaATTAAAAAAGTGGTGTAGGAAGGGACGGGGATCTGGTAATAAAAAGAAGAGATGAAGGGGTATATAAGTAAATTACTTACCTTGACATTCCAATCTTCATCAACCAAcaaatttggtgatttcaagtccctGTGAACTATTGTTGGGATGCTTGTATGCAAGCAATTCATCCCCTTTGCCTACAAAATACACCATTCAACTTTCAAACACAAACATACATAGATAAGTtgataaaatacttatataactgtATGTAAACTTCCTTACAACATCAAGAGCCATTTTGATTCTTCGTTTTTCATCAATTTGGCAATGTGGGCGATGAATTATCCTGTATAAGCTTCCTCTGAAACACCAAAAGATAGTTGTTAAGAGTTTAGTTTGCACCATATTACATAGCAAAACCAATATCAAAACCTAACTGATAGCCTAACAAATGTATCTAGacaattcccaaaataccctttgaactgctaaattattttaaaaagaaaacatATACTGGTTAGGTACTTTATATTTGTGAAGTTTATACTATTAACTTGTATCATTTTTCTAGTATAGTTATGGTATTCTCCTCATAGTATCATGTATGCTATCAGCTATCTTCTATTGGATATATAATATTTCCATAGCTTAAGTGTTTCCTTTTCACTCTATTGACTTAATGGTGTCCAACAAGCTTTATATATTTAagtgtttatattttaattaatgcaGAAAGAACTTAATAGAGAAAGTCAGGGCCCATTAAGTCCTAACCTTTTACATTTCCCTCATTTATTGTTTCCTTCCATTTCCAAAGTGTGACATATTTTCTCAggtattttttttaatacatcatttaaaaaaagtaaaataaaacaaaacctgGGGAGAAATTCGGTGATGATTGAAAGGTTTGGAGGACGAGTAACAGCACCCATAAAAAGCACAACATTTGGATGGCGTAATCTTTGCATAATGCGCACCTGTCTCATCAAAGTACAATATGCTTAATTAATACAGCTTTTTGCTAAAATAATTTTCTTACAAATAATGctatattttcttcatttaaCCCATGTTTAGTTGGCAAAGAAGGAAAAGAGAACCACCAATTTCCCCTTTAAATGCAGTGTGCATACAAAATAGATGAAAAAAGAAATGCACTTCCATATTAcagcattttactttgaaaattttccCAATTATAGTATTGTGCTTCCAAATTTGTTTCTTAATAGGACTTATACTATAAAAAAAATCCACCCaataatagcattgtacttccaaatttttttcttattagggCATCATTAAAAATCTAATCAATTATAGTAGTGAAAAGTACATTGCCCTTTGTTGCATTTCACCACTTATCTGAATAGGAAAGTATCCAACTAAATTCCTTATTCCACCAAAATTAAAAAATACTATGAGTTGTGAAGCATTTGTGACTTTAAGACAAATAACCAAATTTCATAATGTAGTTTTTAGGAAACATTATTACTTACTTCCCTCTTGAACTCTGCTAAAGCAGCACCTGAAAAATCCTGATCAAGGAACTTCTTCACAGCCACCTCCTGTTCAATGAAAAATCAACTAATTAGGAAATCAAACACAATTAAATATATAAACTACCCTAAATTTATTTCAGTAAGACTACAGAAAAATCTTACAGTGCCATTCCAATCAGCATGATAAACCTCACCATATGAGCCTGCAAGATGAGAAGGGCATTAACGTCTTTTCCAGACAAGACACAACACAACTTAAAAAGgggaataatattattttttaaaccaTTACCTAGTCCAATTCTTTCACCAATGACCAAATCTTCCCACGGAATCTCACAGTCTCCAACATCATCAATCACAGGATCAACAAccgatgacgatgatgatgatgacgtggAGCTTTCGGGTCCCACCACCTTTCGGTTTTCAACATTGACCCGATACTCTGAACCTTTTCTAACATCTTCTTCCCCTCTCACCACATTCAACTTTTCCTTATTCCTTGAGAaagcattgttgttgttattattattattattattccccACAACCTCCAAAGACAATCTATAGTTTTTCCACTCAGCCCATGCAGCTTCCGACTCAGCAGCATTATTCGAAGAACCCGTTTCACTATTTTGATTTAAAGTCCCACCATAACTATCACGTGACTTCAGCCCATCAGAATATACCCTTCCTGGTCCGGGTCCCGCTACTACCTCATTAACAGCATGACGATTTTTCCACATTTGTGGGACCGGAGGTCTTCCGGAAACAACTTggttgatttttgtgtttttgttatCAGCCTGTTGCATTGAAGCCTTACCGGATCCTTTGATTTGGAAAGGATTGAGCTCTGTGAAAAGGTTTTTATTGTCCTCAGggccaggggtattttgggtattataCGGGACTATGTTAACATTCATCCTTGAGCCACCACTAACTGCATTGGGCCCACGGCCTCCTTTGTAAAGAGAATTTCCGATTGCTGATGAAGGGATGTGATCTAATTGACTAGTGTTGTTTTGCACTTCAATGTTTTGACTACTGGCACCATTGATATTATTGTTTGAAACGGGTCTTGAAGGAAGTGAGAAATCTTTAGTTGACTGGACACCTGGAAGTTGACTTGATTTTGGGATGTTTGGTTTCAAGGAGGAATCTTTTCCACTGAAAATATCCGCGGGTATAAGTGTTCCAGGGGCTGCCATTAGATCCACTAGAAACTCACTGAAGGCAAAGGGAAAACAATAAATATCTTGACATACAAGAAAGGATAAATAATGAACTTGGTCTAAGAGAGTATGTTGATCTTTCTTGCACTTAACCCACATATAATATGACAGCAAGAGGAATTTAGACAGAAAAAGTATAATCTTGAAAATTAAATTAAAGAGAAATAGGATATGTAAAAACTAAGAAAAGACCACATGTTACCTTTCATTATCCAACTTGATAATGTTGACTGCATCATCCTCAACACCAGTATAGTGACTACCCCTGACAAGCCTACAGGTTATTCCAACACTTTCTGCCAGTACCTGCACTTCACAAGAGTAAAAAAGATGAGATAAAAGTCAACATGACTATATAGATTAAGAGAAGCTAAGTCTGTTGGACCCAAGAATCAGGTAGatctttcaaagtacaatgttgtaatagaaagaaacaaAACTAGGGAGCATTGATTTGAACCCTTTa
This window encodes:
- the LOC111882405 gene encoding serine/threonine-protein kinase EDR1, which gives rise to MEKKKGMKNIFKKLHIGSNHDANRSSNDPTSSSSSSSCATADHRTSSTLTGQISVQSPAAAASPPQTSPTVNVTSRQQDYYSSEEEYQVQLALALSVSNSESRGDTDSDQIRAAKLLSLGQHSSNNHVPDRGDAAADKLSRQYWDYGLLDYEEKVVDGFYDVYGLSTETTSQGKMPSLSDLETDPQTSGFEVIIVNRTIDPALEELFQVAHCIALDCPPAEVSLLVQRLAELVTEHMGGPVRDANIIMARWMERSTELRTSLHTSIYPIGSLRVGLLRHRALLFKVLAESVGITCRLVRGSHYTGVEDDAVNIIKLDNESEFLVDLMAAPGTLIPADIFSGKDSSLKPNIPKSSQLPGVQSTKDFSLPSRPVSNNNINGASSQNIEVQNNTSQLDHIPSSAIGNSLYKGGRGPNAVSGGSRMNVNIVPYNTQNTPGPEDNKNLFTELNPFQIKGSGKASMQQADNKNTKINQVVSGRPPVPQMWKNRHAVNEVVAGPGPGRVYSDGLKSRDSYGGTLNQNSETGSSNNAAESEAAWAEWKNYRLSLEVVGNNNNNNNNNNAFSRNKEKLNVVRGEEDVRKGSEYRVNVENRKVVGPESSTSSSSSSSVVDPVIDDVGDCEIPWEDLVIGERIGLGSYGEVYHADWNGTEVAVKKFLDQDFSGAALAEFKREVRIMQRLRHPNVVLFMGAVTRPPNLSIITEFLPRGSLYRIIHRPHCQIDEKRRIKMALDVAKGMNCLHTSIPTIVHRDLKSPNLLVDEDWNVKVCDFGLSRLKHNTFLSSKSTAGTPEWMAPEVLRNENSNEKCDVYSFGVILWELATLRLPWSGMNPMQVVGAVGFQNRRLDIPKELDPLVGRIIWDCWQTDPNLRPSFAQLTVALKPLQRLAATTQIDDDQPIDI